CATGGTGTCGGAGCCCTTGATGGTGATGGTTCCCGCCCGCGCTGCGGCGGGGAGGGCCACGAGGAGCACCGCGAGGAGCGGCTTGAGGAGCGATTTCATGGGAAGGCTTCTCCTGGGCTGCGTGGAGCGGACCGGAATCTGGACGCTGGGGGGGCCCTGCGTGAGGTCGGCGCGCTTCTACGTGACATGGGTGTCCGTTTCGCGTCCGACACGTGACATCGCTGTCACGTCACCTAGTTGGTCGCGGGGTCCAGCATCCGGTAGCCAACACCGCGGACCGTCTCCAGCAGGGTCCGCGCGGGGCCCAGCTTGTCGCGCAGGCGCATGACGTGGGTGTCGATGGTGCGCGTCTCCAGGGACGAGGACAGGCCCCAGACCTCTTCCAGGAGCTGCTCACGCGTCTGCACCCGGCCCAGACGGGCGAGCAGGTGTTCCAGCAGCCGGAACTCGAGCGCGGTGAGGGACACCTCGCGCTCCTCCACGAAGAAGCGGTGCGAGGCGACGTCCAGGCGCAGGGGCCCCAGCGCGAGCGGCGCCGCGTTGCCGGTGGTGGACGCGCCCCGGCGGAGGATGGCCTTCAGGCGCAGCACCAGCTCCCGCACACTGAAGGGTTTCACCACGTAGTCGTCCGCGCCCACCTCGAAGCCGCGGATGCGGTCCGACTCCTCGCCCTTGGCGGTGAGCATGACGATGAGCACGCCCCGTGAGGGCGGGCTCGCGCGCAACTGCCGGCAGACGTCGATGCCGGACATGTCGGGCAGCATCAAATCCAGCAGCACGAGGTCGGGGTTCTGGGCACGTGAGGCCGCCAGCGCTTCTTCGCCGGTGTGGGCTACGTGGGTGGTGAAGCCTGAACCCCGCAGGTTGAAATCAATGAGCTCCGCGAGGTCGCGTTCGTCGTCGACGATGAGGACATGGGGCATGGCGGGCTGTGACTCTGCGCGTCCGCTTTTCCGAACGTGTGACTCGTGTGCAACAACTTCGTCATTGCCGTAAGACGCTGCGAACGCGTCCGCGGGCCGCGAAGTGAAGGCCCGTGATGGGACGAGTGCGGCCACTCAACGGCCAAGTCCCATGGTTGGGGGCCTGATTGCGCGTGATGGCATCGCCGCGCCGAGGTAAACCCAGGGTCGCACGGTCATGACATCTGCCCACCCACCGCCACCCACACCCCCACTTCCCTCGCTGACCCCCACGCCTGGAGAGCTGGCGCACGCACAGCGGCGCGGCGGACGCTCCGCGCTCGTGGGGTTGGGGCTCGTGGGGTTGGTGGCGCTGACGAGTCCGGTGCTGGGCTACGTGGAGGATGTGCGCAACGCGCGTGAGGAGTTGCTGAGCCGGCTGTCGAACCAGGCCCAGGTGCAGTCCCATGCGCTGGGCGTCCACCTCGGCTTGCTGGAGGCGGAGCTCGCGCGCGTGGCGGGCCACCCGGCGCTCTTGCCGGAGGATGGCATCTCTCCCGCAGAGCTGGCCCTGCTGGAGAGCGCCTTCTATCACTCGTCTCTCTTCTCCGAGGGCGTGGCCCTGTTGACGCCCACCGGCGAGCGCGTCTGGAGCGATCCTCCGGACATGCCGCTGGGGCGCTCGACGCTGACGCTGCGGCCCTGGTTCCAGCGGATGGTGAGCGGCCGCCAGCCGGAGATTGACCTGCTGGAGGGCGAGGGCGGCCCCATGGTCGTCTC
This genomic window from Myxococcus hansupus contains:
- a CDS encoding response regulator, whose product is MPHVLIVDDERDLAELIDFNLRGSGFTTHVAHTGEEALAASRAQNPDLVLLDLMLPDMSGIDVCRQLRASPPSRGVLIVMLTAKGEESDRIRGFEVGADDYVVKPFSVRELVLRLKAILRRGASTTGNAAPLALGPLRLDVASHRFFVEEREVSLTALEFRLLEHLLARLGRVQTREQLLEEVWGLSSSLETRTIDTHVMRLRDKLGPARTLLETVRGVGYRMLDPATN